Within the Polymorphobacter megasporae genome, the region TCGAACGCATCGGGCAGGTCGTCGATCGCGCTGGTGATGACGGGGACGTGCGCCGCCGCGATCCGGTCGGCGATCGTCCAGCCCTCGCGCGCGCCGAACAGGATCAGGCGAAGCTTGGGGAAGTCGGTGCGCAGCGCGAGGACCGCGAGAATGTCCGACGCGCGCTCGACATGGACGACGAGCGGCTGCTGCCCCTCGACGACAGGTACCAACGCGGCCGTATCGGCGCGCGGATAGAGGTTCTCGTGGTTGCCGGTCTCGCGGCCGCGATGCGCGGCGTACTCGCGGGCCTCGTCGAGCGCGTTTCTGAACGCGGCGAACGACGCTGTGCGGCTGCCCCCCGCCGCCTCGGCACCGTTCTCGCCGAGTTCGACGAGCTGGAAAGCCTTGCCGCGCGTCAGGATATCGGGGCCGTCGGACAAGCGGATCAGCGCGCCCTGCCCGGCGAAGATGTCCCTGCTCGCTTCGGGGGCGACGACCGCGCGGGTGACCCCGCCGGCGCGCGCGACCGCGATCCCGGTTTCGCGCCCGTTGAGCGCCGGGACGACGTCGAGCGCGGCGGAGAAGGGCGACTTGTTTGCGCGGGTATCGTTCGCCTCGCGGACGCCGCCGACCTCGTCGATGCCGAGGTCGGACATGCCGACGACGAGTCCGGGGGTGATGACCTTGCCGGTCGCGTCGATCGTCTGCGTGCCCGCTGGCACCGCGACACCGCTGCCGACCGCAATGATGCGCCCATTATCGACGACGACGGTCGCATTCTCGATCGTCGCCCCCGCGCCGGTCATCACCGTCCCGCCGGTGAAGGCGACGGGAGCGGCGGTGGCGGGAAGCGCGGAGCATCCCCAACCCAGCATTGTCATCCCCGCGAAAGCGGGGACCCAATGTCGCAACATTGTGACCTTGGGTCCCCGCTTTCGCAGGGATGACAGCGAGAGCGTGATTAGAAACGGCACCCGATTCACTTGACGTCTCCCGAGCCGGGCTGGCCGAGTTCGAAGTCGGTTCGCGGGCGGCGGTTGGGGTCGGCGGCGTCGTACATCAGCGCGCCGTCGATCCACACGCGTTCGGGACGCGAATAGACGCTGAACGGGTCGCCGTTCCACAGCACGACGTCGGCCATCTTGCCAGGTTCGAGGCTGCCGGTTTGCTTGTCGATGCCGAGCCCCTTCGCCGGGTTCAACGACAGCCATTCGAACGCGACCTCGGGGGCGACGACGATGCCCGCCCGGCGTCCGGCGGCCATCGCCTTCGCGGCTTCCTGGTTCAAACGCTGGATGCCGTTCGGGTCGTCGGAGTGGACGATCGCGCACGCCCCGGCGTTGTGAACCATGGCAATATTCTCGCGGATGCCGTCATAGCTTTCCATCTTGAAGCCCCACCAGTCGGCCCACATCGCCGAGCAGATGTTCTCCTTCCGCAGCAGGTCGGCGATCTTGTAGCTTTCGACCGCGTGGTGGAACGCACTGACATGATAGCCGAATTCCTTCGACATCGCGATCACGTTGGCCATCTCGTCGGCGCGGTAGCAGTGGTTCTGGACGAGGATGTCGCCGTTCAACACGCCCATCAGCGTGTCGTTGACGAGTTCGCGCTTGGGCGCGTCGGTCGGCTTTGCGGTCCCGGCCTTCGCCTTCTTGGTATAATCGTCCCACTTGCGCTTGTAGATCACCGCGTCGGACCACGCCTGGCGGTCGACCGCGATGTTGCCCATCCGCGTCTGCGGCGAGATGTTGCGGCTGCCGTAGACGCGCTTTGGGTTCTCGCCGCACGCCATCTTGAGGCTCGGCTTGGCCCCGGGGAACTTCATGTCCTGCGCGGTCCGGCCGAGGACGTTCTTGACCGTGACGCCGCGCCCGCCAAACAGGTTCGCCGAACCCGGCAAGATGTGAAACGTCGTCACGCCGCCTGCGAGTGCGCGGGTAAAGCCGGGGTCCTGCGGCCAGATCGAATGTTCGGCCCAGACGTCGGCGGTGTTCGGACGCGTCGCCTCATTGCCGTCGCTGTTCGCCTGGACGCCGGGCGACGGATAGTCGCCGAGGTGGCTGTGGATGTCGATGATGCCGGGCGTGACGAACTTGCCCGCCGCCTCGATCACCGTTGCGCCTGCCGGGATCGCGACGGTCGCGCCGACCTCGGCGACCTTGCCGTTTTCGAGCCGGACCATGCCGGGGGCGAACTTCCGCCCCGCGCCGTCGTACACCGTCGCACCGCGGATCACCGTCGTGACGCCGGGGTAGGGATGGTACGTCGACGGGTACGGATCGGTGGGAATCGCGACGATCTCCGCCGGCCCCGCCGCCTTGTCGCCCGCAGTCTTGGGATGCTCGCCGGACGCGCACGCCGCGACCCCGAGCAGCGCGAACAGAAACAGCCGCCGCATCAATCGACTCCGTGCATCAGGCGTTTGAGGAGGGGCGAAATCACGAGGAGGACCAGCCCGATCCCCGCCGCGATCAGACCGATCGTCTGGAACACCCCGGCATAGGTATCGAGGCTGACCTTCAGATTGGTCACCTGCCCGCCGACCGTTTCTACGCTCGCGACCTGCGCGACGACCCCGGCGACGTACTGCGCGCAGCTGATCGACAGGAACCACACCCCCATCATCATGCCGACGATCCGCGCAATCGACAGCTTGGTGATCATGCTCAACCCGACCGGCGAGATGCACAATTCGGCGAGTGAATGGACGAGGTACAGCCCCGCGAGCCACCAGATGCCGACCTTGAAGTCGGGCCCGGCGAACTTCGTGCCGAACACCAACAGGAGGAAGCCCGCCCCGACGCCGATCAGCGCGACGCCGAACTTGACCGGGATGCCGGGCTCGATGCCGCGCTTGGCGAGCGTGACCCACAGCTTCGCGAGCATCGGCGCGCAGACGACGATGAAGAACGCGTTGAAGAACTGCGTCTGCCCCGCGGTGATGCTGAAGTTGGGGAACAGCGACGGGAACATGCGGAGGTCGGTGTTGCGGTCGGCGAACAAGGTCAGCGACGACCCCGCTTGCTCGAACAACGTCCAGAAGACGACGTTGAAGACGATCAGGACGATCGCCGCGACCATCATCTCGAACTCCTGCCGCGTGCCGGCGCGGAGGCTCCAGATCGGGATGCCGATGACCGATGCGAGGAAGGTGAAGAACAACACTTTGCCGAGGATCGGCAGGCCGAGGATGTACCCGCCGATGCCCTGTCCCTTGATCGGCGGCGGGGCGTCCATCAGGTTGGTGAACAGGAACCAGATCAGCGGGATCGCAAGCAGCGCGAGGACGTAGATCATGATCCCCTTGTCGCCGCCCGCCTGGACCGGGGTCTCACCGATTCCCGCCATCTTCGGCCCGGCGAACTGGATCAGCCCCCACGACACCGCCATGCCGATCGCGGCGAGGCCGAACCCCGCCCACCAGCCGAGCCCGTCCCAGACGCCGGGGATGCCGACCGCAAGCAGCGGACACAGCAATTGCGAGAACAATGAGCCGAGGTTGATGCCCATGTAGAAGATCGTGAACCCGGCATCGCGCCGCCGGTCGCCGTTGGCATACAGCGAGCCGACCATCGTCGAGATGTTCGGCTTGAAGAAACCGTTGCCGACCGTCACCGCCGACAGGCCGATCAGCATGATCATCGTATAGAGCGGGTTGCGCTCGCCGCCGGGGACGAAGCCGCCCTTCGCCACCGTCCGGTCGACCACGCCGTCGGCACCGGTCAGCGTCACCGAGCCATCGTCGTTGCCCTTGATCGCGAGCCGCTTGCCGTGGTCGACGACATATTGCTGCTTGGCCGCGGTCGAGCGGTCGACGACGACTTCGTAGCGCTGGCCGTCGATCGTCGCGAACGGCTTCGCCGCGTCGCCGCCGAAGCATAGAGTAAGATATCCGCACGCCATGACGATCGCGCCGAACTTCACCGACCGCTTCGACCCGAGGTAGCGATCGGCGATCAGCCCGCCGACGAGCGGGGTCAGGTACACGAGCGCGGTGAAGCCGCCGTACAGGCTGGTCGTGGTCGAATCGCTGAACAGGAAATGGTCGGCGAGGTAGAGCGTGAGCAGCGCCCGCATGCCGTAATAACCGAAGCGCTCCATCGCCTCGGTCGTGAACAGCCGCGCCAGTTGCCGGGGATGGCCGAACCACAACGGTCCGGCGGCGGGGATACTGGCCATGAAACTCCCTTGACGCGCCAGCCGCTCGAACGGCGGCCGTTGGGGGTACACTAGCGGGACGTGCGGGGGGAGCAAGGGGGAGGCGCTAGCGGCACCAGCCGCGCGCGGGTGGAGGTTGGATGTCAACGAGCCGGGGAGAGGCGGCGGCTTGCGCCCCTGAATCGACCGTATGATCGATGGGGCGTGTTCGCGCTTGCGGACCTTTCAACCAGGCGATCTAAGGCGAGCATGGCTTCCTTAATTATCCGGTACGAACCCGATCCTGAAGACGAAGTCGGTAAGCTTTGGTTTAATTTCAGGGCAGACCGCTTCTCGGGTTCGGCATTTTTCTGGTCGAACTTGTTTGAGTTCGCGGAGATCATCAGCAAGCTGCAGTGTTATCCGCTAGGCGATCCAGTCAAATGGACTTGGGGCTACGAGGAATCCGAAGGAAGTAATCTCGTCTTGGGGTTGTCTGTTATGCAAGTCGATCACGCAGGAAAATTGAGAGCCACAATAGAGATAGCCGATCTCTATGACACATCACGCCGTCTCACGACTAAGTTCGAGACCGAATATAACGCGTTAGATATTCTTTGTGGCGGGTTGAAACTGATCGTGTCGCAACGAGCAGGAGAGGCATTGCTCTCTGGGCGTTGAGATATGCTTCGCCACCCTCACTTTCAGCTTCCAGATACAAAAGCCAAGCACTTTATTACTTTGGTCGCGCTCCTTTGCGGCGCAGCCTAGAAAGCGCGCACGGACTCGGCTACCAGCCCCCCCCATGCTCAACGACCGCTCCTCCCCCCTCGCCCTCCTCGCCACGCGGCGGTCGGGGAAGCCGCGGGATATGGTCGCGCCGGGGCCCGACGCGGGGCAGCTTGCCGAGATCCTGCGCATCGCCGCGCGCGTGCCCGACCACGGCAAGCTGGCCCCGTGGCGCTTCGTCACCGTCGCCGCCGATCGGCGCGCGGCGTTCGGCGAGATGCTCGTCGCGGCGTATCTGCTCGGCCGCCCAGAGGCGCGGCCCGCCGAGCTCGACGAAATTCGCGGCTTCGCGCAGCAGGCCCCGACACTCGTCGTCGTGCTGTCGCGGGTCGATACGTCGAGCAAAATTCCGGCGTGGGAGCAGGAGTTGTCGGCCGGGGCGGCGTGTGCGCTGCTCGAAGTCGCCGCGACCGCGATGGGATTCGTCTCGGGCTGGCTGACCGGCTGGGCGGCATATTCGGACGCGGTGATCGCAAGTGTCGGCGCGCCGGGCGACCGCATCGCCGGGTTCTTCTTCATCGGCTCGCCCGCGCGTGACCTCGACGAGCGGCCGCGTCCCGACATGGCCGATATCCTTCACGCGTGGTGAAGCACGCCCGGTAATCGACCGATAAGGTTGACGCCCGGGTGTTCTAGGACGATACCACAGTCATGTGGCAGGGCGACCGACCCATTTATCTCCAGATCCGCGATCTCATCATCGCCCGGATCATCGACAGCGAGACCGGCACGCAGGCACCGCTGCCGTCGGTGCGTGCGCTCGCGACCGAGCTCGACGTCAACCCGCTAACCGTCGCCAAGGCGTATCAGGAGCTCCGCTCGTCGGGCCTCGTCGCGGCGCGCAAGGGCGTTGGCCTGTATATCGAGCCGGGCGCGGCGGCGGCGCTGCTCGCGTCCGAGCGCGCGGCGTTCATGGCGACCGACTGGCCGCGCATCCGCCGCCGGATCGACCGGCTCGGCCTGTCGGCGGCCGACCTGTTCGCGACGCAGGATGCGTGAGGCGCAGCCTGTTTCGCGATGATGATCCGCCCCGACCTCATCGATGCCCTCGCCCCCGTCATGCGCGCCGCCGGCCGCCTGATCGAGGAGGTCCGCGAAGCGGGGTTCGAGACCCGCGGCAAGTCTGACGCGTCGCCGGTGACCGAGGCCGACGAGCGCGCCGAGCTGCTGATCACCGCAGCGCTCGCCGCCGCCGACCCCGATACCCCGATCGTCGGCGAGGAGGCGCACGCCGCCGGCCACCGTCCGCCGCCGTGCGGACGCTTCTGGCTGATTGATCCGCTCGACGGAACGCGCGATTTCATCGCCGGGCGCGCGGCGTATTCGGTCAACATCGGGCTGATCGAGCATGGCCGCCCGGTGCTCGGCCTCGTCCTCAGCCCGCGCGACGGCGTGCTGTGGGCGGGCGCGGAGGGGCATGGCGCGTTCCGGCAGGACCCCGGCGAGGACCGCGTGGCGATCGCGACGCGGCTGTGCGCCGTGCCGCCGGTCGTTGTCGTCAGCCACAGCCATCTCGACGACGAGACCCGCGATTACCTGTCGCGGCTCGGCATGGTCGCGCTCGAACCTGCCGGATCGAGCCTGAAGTTCTGCCGCCTGGCCGAGGGGAGCGCCGACGTCTATCCGCGCTACGGGCCGACGATGGAGTGGGACACCGCGGCGGGGCACGCAATCCTCCTCGCTGCGGGCGGAACGATGCACAGTCCGGGGGGGACCGACTTTGCTTATGGCAAGCCGGGGTATCTCAACAGCGGCTTCCTCGCGGTCGGCGATGCGGGAACATTCGACCGGCTGCCGCCGCTGTAATCCCGGTCGGGCGCGCTAAGCCGCGACCTGAAAACGCAACAGCTTCGCCTTTGTCGCGACGAGCGCCGACAGCGGCCCACCGATCGCGCGGGCAAACGCCGGGTCGGTGACGTCGAGCCCGCCGGTCAGCGCCCCATACGCCGGCAGCACGAGCTTGCTCGGCGTCATCGCAAAGCACCGCCGCACGATCCGCCGCCCGCGCAGCGTCAGCCGCAGCTTGGGATGGTAATGCCCTGAAATCTCGGGCGCGGGATCACGGGTCGCCTCGTGGCGCAGATTGATCCCGTCGACCGCCGCCTCGACCATCACGCGCCCGCCGAGCACGCCCGCGCTCGCGTCGTCGTGATTGCCGGCGATCCACACCCAGTCGAGGTCGCGCGTCAGCCGCCGCAGCGTGTCGCGCGCCGCGACCGGCAGACGCGCCGCCCCGCCGGTGTCGTGGAAACTGTCGCCGAGGCACCACAATTGCGTCGCCCCGGTCGCCTCGACCGCGTCGATCAGGCAGGCGAGGGTGTCGAAGCTGTCGTACGGCGGCAGGAACTGGCCGTGGACACCGTAAAAGCTCGCCTTTTCGAGGTGGAGATCGGCGACGAGCAATGCATTGCGCGCGGGCCAGTACAACGCTCCGCACGGCTGGGGCACGAACGTTGCGCCTGCGAACGAAAGGGAAACGGCGGGCATCGGCGCGGTATGCGTCAAGCGGGGGGCAGGGTGCAAGGGCGGTGTGCGCTGGCAGGCATCGGGCCCGGGCGCGCCTGCGATCGACCTAAGCCCGGATCAACCCAGTCATCGGTCGCGCGCTCGTCGCCTGCGCGAACAGTCCGCGCCCGACGCGCTCGGGATCGAGCGCGAGGCTCTCGGCAGCAGCCCCGGCGATCAGCGTATCGAGCGCGATCGTCGGGCGTAGGTCACGCGCCTGGTAAAGACTGCCGTTCGCAAGTCCCGGCCAGTCGGCGACGACCCGTCCGCCCTTGACCGCGCCGCCGACGAGCATCGCCACCGAGCCGGTTCCGTGGTCGGTGCCGCCGGTGCCGTTGACCGCCGCGGTGCGCCCGAATTCGGTCGCGACAAGCACCGTCGTCGTCGCCCACGCCGTTCCCATTCCGTCGCGCATCGCCGCGAGCATCGCGTCGAGATTCTTGAGCTGGTTGGCGAGGCGGCCCTTTTGCGCGCTGTGCGTATCCCAGCCGAGCGTCTCGAGCATGGCGATGCGCGGGCCGTTGGGCTTGGTCAGGAAGCTGGCGGTCAGGCGCCCCAGGCTGGCGGGGTCCTGCCCGGCGGCAGCATCGGCGGCGAGGCCCTTGGTCTCGAGCGCCGCCTGCCAGACAGGGTGGAGCTGCGGGTCGGCATCGTACAGCGCGGCGACGCGCGCCATCAGGTCGTCGGCGGCATGCGGCAACGCGGACGGCGCGAACGATGCGACCTGCACCGACCCGCGCAGCGCGGCAGGTACCGTCGGCGCGATCGCAATCGCCTCGTCGCTCGCGCGCGGCAGCATCGCCACAAGCCGATTGAGCCAGCCGTCGCGCACCGCATAGGGCTGGGTGCCGCCGGTCTCGAGGACGTTCTGCCCGTCGAAATGCGAGCGGTCGCGGTACGGCGAGGCGACGGCGTGGACGAACAGCGCCTGCCCCTGGCCGTACATCCGGCCGACCTCGACGAGCGACGGGTGGAGCGTGAACATGGCGTCGAGCTTCGTGCCCGCGGGATCGCCGATCAGCCCGCCGCGCAGGGCGGCAAACGCCGGGTCGCCGGTCGGGCGCAGGACGTCGAGCCCATCGGCCGCGCCGCGCTGGATAATGAAGACGAAGCGGCGCTCGGTCGGCACGGTGGCGAGCGCGAGGCTGGGACTGACGAACAATGCGCCAGCACCGAACGCGGCGGCGGATAGCAATTGGCGGCGAGCGATCATCGGATCATCTCCTCAGGAAATCAGGCGAGACCAGCATCAGCGCGATCGCGCCGGCCGGGCTTTCGGATCGCGCGATCTGGCTGGCGGTCGCGGCGCTGAGTGCGGGCATGATCTTCGGCGCGATCACCCGCGCATCGACCCTTTCGCCGAGCGGGGCGGCAAGCCGCTGCGCGATCTCCACCCGGCGCAACAGCGCGTCGGACCCGGCCCAGCTCGCCGCGACATCGTCCCAGCCTGCAGGCGCTCCCGGCTTCCACACCCGCTGGCCGAGCTGAGTCTGTAACGTCGCGATCTGGATGTCACCGATCGCGCGATGGCCGACGCCGCGGAGCGACGAGATCGTCCACTCCCACGGTGTCTTGAACTTGGCGGCAGTCGGCAGCCATGGCTCGGGCGAGGCGATCAGTGTGCGGTACACGTCCGGCAAATGCCCCTTGCTGCTCGTGAAGCTGTCGGCCAGCCGGGCGACCAGCGCCGGCGCCGGCTCGTCACCCGCGAAATGGCGGGCGAGCTTGGTCGCGACGTGAGTCGCGGTCGCCGGCGCGTGGGCGAAGTCGAGCAACGCCGCCCGCGCCTGTCCTTCGCCGTCCTGCGCATAACGCTTGCCGAGGA harbors:
- a CDS encoding amidohydrolase family protein, translated to MLGWGCSALPATAAPVAFTGGTVMTGAGATIENATVVVDNGRIIAVGSGVAVPAGTQTIDATGKVITPGLVVGMSDLGIDEVGGVREANDTRANKSPFSAALDVVPALNGRETGIAVARAGGVTRAVVAPEASRDIFAGQGALIRLSDGPDILTRGKAFQLVELGENGAEAAGGSRTASFAAFRNALDEAREYAAHRGRETGNHENLYPRADTAALVPVVEGQQPLVVHVERASDILAVLALRTDFPKLRLILFGAREGWTIADRIAAAHVPVITSAIDDLPDAFETIASTKSNVGRLVAAGVLVGLGTSGGESTNQPRNVTQFAGNIVAQGRLPGGVGLTRDQALSLITRNPAEIFGMTDTGTIAPGKRADLVVWDGDPLELQSAPVAVLIDGVAQPITSRQTELRDRYLHLQHDALPLAYRP
- a CDS encoding amidohydrolase — translated: MRRLFLFALLGVAACASGEHPKTAGDKAAGPAEIVAIPTDPYPSTYHPYPGVTTVIRGATVYDGAGRKFAPGMVRLENGKVAEVGATVAIPAGATVIEAAGKFVTPGIIDIHSHLGDYPSPGVQANSDGNEATRPNTADVWAEHSIWPQDPGFTRALAGGVTTFHILPGSANLFGGRGVTVKNVLGRTAQDMKFPGAKPSLKMACGENPKRVYGSRNISPQTRMGNIAVDRQAWSDAVIYKRKWDDYTKKAKAGTAKPTDAPKRELVNDTLMGVLNGDILVQNHCYRADEMANVIAMSKEFGYHVSAFHHAVESYKIADLLRKENICSAMWADWWGFKMESYDGIRENIAMVHNAGACAIVHSDDPNGIQRLNQEAAKAMAAGRRAGIVVAPEVAFEWLSLNPAKGLGIDKQTGSLEPGKMADVVLWNGDPFSVYSRPERVWIDGALMYDAADPNRRPRTDFELGQPGSGDVK
- a CDS encoding peptide MFS transporter, giving the protein MASIPAAGPLWFGHPRQLARLFTTEAMERFGYYGMRALLTLYLADHFLFSDSTTTSLYGGFTALVYLTPLVGGLIADRYLGSKRSVKFGAIVMACGYLTLCFGGDAAKPFATIDGQRYEVVVDRSTAAKQQYVVDHGKRLAIKGNDDGSVTLTGADGVVDRTVAKGGFVPGGERNPLYTMIMLIGLSAVTVGNGFFKPNISTMVGSLYANGDRRRDAGFTIFYMGINLGSLFSQLLCPLLAVGIPGVWDGLGWWAGFGLAAIGMAVSWGLIQFAGPKMAGIGETPVQAGGDKGIMIYVLALLAIPLIWFLFTNLMDAPPPIKGQGIGGYILGLPILGKVLFFTFLASVIGIPIWSLRAGTRQEFEMMVAAIVLIVFNVVFWTLFEQAGSSLTLFADRNTDLRMFPSLFPNFSITAGQTQFFNAFFIVVCAPMLAKLWVTLAKRGIEPGIPVKFGVALIGVGAGFLLLVFGTKFAGPDFKVGIWWLAGLYLVHSLAELCISPVGLSMITKLSIARIVGMMMGVWFLSISCAQYVAGVVAQVASVETVGGQVTNLKVSLDTYAGVFQTIGLIAAGIGLVLLVISPLLKRLMHGVD
- a CDS encoding nitroreductase family protein, with translation MLNDRSSPLALLATRRSGKPRDMVAPGPDAGQLAEILRIAARVPDHGKLAPWRFVTVAADRRAAFGEMLVAAYLLGRPEARPAELDEIRGFAQQAPTLVVVLSRVDTSSKIPAWEQELSAGAACALLEVAATAMGFVSGWLTGWAAYSDAVIASVGAPGDRIAGFFFIGSPARDLDERPRPDMADILHAW
- a CDS encoding GntR family transcriptional regulator codes for the protein MWQGDRPIYLQIRDLIIARIIDSETGTQAPLPSVRALATELDVNPLTVAKAYQELRSSGLVAARKGVGLYIEPGAAAALLASERAAFMATDWPRIRRRIDRLGLSAADLFATQDA
- the cysQ gene encoding 3'(2'),5'-bisphosphate nucleotidase CysQ gives rise to the protein MMIRPDLIDALAPVMRAAGRLIEEVREAGFETRGKSDASPVTEADERAELLITAALAAADPDTPIVGEEAHAAGHRPPPCGRFWLIDPLDGTRDFIAGRAAYSVNIGLIEHGRPVLGLVLSPRDGVLWAGAEGHGAFRQDPGEDRVAIATRLCAVPPVVVVSHSHLDDETRDYLSRLGMVALEPAGSSLKFCRLAEGSADVYPRYGPTMEWDTAAGHAILLAAGGTMHSPGGTDFAYGKPGYLNSGFLAVGDAGTFDRLPPL
- the pdeM gene encoding ligase-associated DNA damage response endonuclease PdeM — translated: MPAVSLSFAGATFVPQPCGALYWPARNALLVADLHLEKASFYGVHGQFLPPYDSFDTLACLIDAVEATGATQLWCLGDSFHDTGGAARLPVAARDTLRRLTRDLDWVWIAGNHDDASAGVLGGRVMVEAAVDGINLRHEATRDPAPEISGHYHPKLRLTLRGRRIVRRCFAMTPSKLVLPAYGALTGGLDVTDPAFARAIGGPLSALVATKAKLLRFQVAA
- a CDS encoding DUF1501 domain-containing protein, with the translated sequence MIARRQLLSAAAFGAGALFVSPSLALATVPTERRFVFIIQRGAADGLDVLRPTGDPAFAALRGGLIGDPAGTKLDAMFTLHPSLVEVGRMYGQGQALFVHAVASPYRDRSHFDGQNVLETGGTQPYAVRDGWLNRLVAMLPRASDEAIAIAPTVPAALRGSVQVASFAPSALPHAADDLMARVAALYDADPQLHPVWQAALETKGLAADAAAGQDPASLGRLTASFLTKPNGPRIAMLETLGWDTHSAQKGRLANQLKNLDAMLAAMRDGMGTAWATTTVLVATEFGRTAAVNGTGGTDHGTGSVAMLVGGAVKGGRVVADWPGLANGSLYQARDLRPTIALDTLIAGAAAESLALDPERVGRGLFAQATSARPMTGLIRA